One part of the Sphingobacterium sp. LZ7M1 genome encodes these proteins:
- a CDS encoding LysR family transcriptional regulator, protein MELRHLFYFKTLAEELHFGNAAKRLFISQPPLSRQIKELENELQVDLFHRNNKKVELTEAGQYFYAQINELIDHLEQVKNTTRLIHEQVSGELRLGYISSTPKGLIARILEELKISFPNMQVNLIEASSQSQIASLESGKLDLSIIRSHSPNAVVVKKLLFKDELCIVGNANNYRPASMDQLSKMDYISFNQDYAPEYFRHSEEFCNKLGFEPKVKHQCNNMNAILELVKLNIGYAIAPLSMVKDMSDLSVLSSSNLKQKVESNVYLAYHQDNSRTGLMQIIERIIKIQK, encoded by the coding sequence ATGGAGCTAAGACATTTATTCTATTTCAAGACCTTGGCAGAAGAACTTCATTTTGGAAATGCAGCCAAAAGGCTCTTTATTTCCCAGCCACCGCTGAGCAGGCAGATTAAGGAGCTCGAAAATGAATTGCAGGTCGATCTTTTTCACAGGAACAACAAAAAAGTAGAACTTACAGAAGCAGGGCAGTACTTCTATGCGCAAATCAATGAATTGATCGATCATTTGGAACAGGTGAAGAATACAACCAGACTGATCCATGAGCAGGTGTCAGGTGAACTGCGTTTAGGTTATATCAGCTCCACACCAAAGGGACTTATTGCGAGAATCTTGGAAGAACTCAAAATTAGCTTTCCAAATATGCAGGTCAATCTTATTGAGGCTTCCAGCCAATCGCAAATCGCATCTTTGGAAAGTGGTAAATTGGATCTTTCCATTATCCGTAGCCACAGCCCAAATGCAGTTGTGGTCAAAAAGTTATTGTTCAAGGATGAACTGTGTATCGTGGGGAATGCCAATAATTATAGACCAGCATCCATGGATCAATTAAGCAAAATGGATTATATCTCTTTTAACCAAGATTACGCTCCTGAGTATTTTAGGCACAGCGAAGAGTTTTGCAATAAATTAGGATTTGAACCCAAGGTAAAGCATCAATGCAACAATATGAACGCTATCTTGGAACTGGTCAAGCTAAATATTGGTTATGCCATTGCACCATTGAGTATGGTTAAAGACATGTCAGACCTTTCGGTATTAAGCTCTTCTAATCTGAAACAAAAAGTGGAGAGCAATGTTTATCTAGCCTACCATCAGGATAACTCTAGGACAGGCTTGATGCAGATCATAGAAAGGATCATAAAGATTCAAAAATAA